The sequence below is a genomic window from Sinorhizobium terangae.
CGACGGCAGCAGAGCCGGAGCCGACGCCGATCAGCGAAACGTCATCCGCCGACAGATTGTGACGCTGCAGATAGTAGCGAACGAAGAAATCCGAGGACGATCCGGGCGAAGTGATGCCGATCTTCGCACCCTTGATGGTTTCCGGCTTTGCCGGGTCAAAGGTGGCATTCTTGCCGCCGGCAAGGACAAGGCCGGAGTTGCGCGCGAGTTGTACGAAGCCGACGACGGCCTTGTTCTGTGACTGCATCTGAATCGTGTGGTCGTAGAAGCCTACAGCAACGTCGGTCGACCCGGCTACCAGCGCCTGCAACGTTTTCGAGCCACCGGAGGCAAAGTTCTCGACGGTCACCTCAAGACCTTCCTGCTCGTAAAGCCCGAGACCCTGAGCGACGGGAAAGGGAAGATTGTTGAGATTGTACGAGCCGACGCTGATGCGGACCGGTTCCGCAAAGGCGGATCCGGCAAACGCAACGGTGGCCGCGAGGGCGAGCATGAGCTTACGCATGATTGTTCCTCCAGGTTACGTGGCGCCCTCCCGGCAGCCACTTCAAATTATGCCGCGCAAAACAGGCGCTTGGTAGGCTTCGCGAAAACCTGCCCCTCGAACAGGCGTCGCGCGGTTCGCAAGATGCCGGCGACGATCTTTCCGTCCCTCTCTTGCAGCTTCACATCGAGGTGGCCGCTTGGGTGTTCGATCGACAGTACAAGCGGTGGCGCGCGCACGCCGGTCAACCGGGAAGCCACGGTGTTCTTGGCGATGCAGGCCGTGGCTATTCCGACGGCGCCCGTGGTGGCAAGCGAGGGATGACATTGGTGCGGCATGAAGTACCGAACATTGATGTCGCCGTTGCCCTTGGACTTGCTGACCAACACTGGCTTCGGGGTGACCTGATCGCTTACGTCGCCCATGCCCATGCGCCGGCCGGCCTCCATCCTTAACGCTTCGATCCGGCCGAGCGCAGCCTTGTCGGCATTGAGTTCTGCGGCCGTTTCGTTTCCCGTTGCGCCGATCGCCTCCGCATCAAAAAGGACCATGGGCATGGCGCAGTCGATGCAGGTCACCGCGATGCCGTCGATGTATTCGAGGGATTGTCCGGTCGGGAACAATTTTCCGGTCCGCGCTCCGGCCGCGTCCATGAATGTCAGCGCGATTGGTGCGGCCTTGCCGGGGACACCGTCGATCGATGCGTCGCCA
It includes:
- a CDS encoding ABC transporter substrate-binding protein, with translation MRKLMLALAATVAFAGSAFAEPVRISVGSYNLNNLPFPVAQGLGLYEQEGLEVTVENFASGGSKTLQALVAGSTDVAVGFYDHTIQMQSQNKAVVGFVQLARNSGLVLAGGKNATFDPAKPETIKGAKIGITSPGSSSDFFVRYYLQRHNLSADDVSLIGVGSGSAAVAALEQGKIDLLVNYDPAATFIEAKGVGKILVDARSDKGAKEIYGGTYPTSVLYATQDYIDENPETIQKVTNATVKALEWMNNHSAEEIVEKLPKEFISGDRETYIKAVENAKAIFSTDGRFNDEDVKTPLAVLKSFNEKVAAADIDLSKTYTDDFVGKAPHDVAN
- a CDS encoding 4-oxalomesaconate tautomerase; the encoded protein is MNDLISVPCVLMRGGTSKGPFFLASDLPADQAERDQILLSVMGSGHPLQIDGIGGGNPVTSKVAIIGPPTVPGADVDYLFAQVRVDQQMVDTSPNCGNMLAAVGPFSIEAGLVLARGATTVVRIHNVNTGKLIEAEVPTPDGRVAYLGDASIDGVPGKAAPIALTFMDAAGARTGKLFPTGQSLEYIDGIAVTCIDCAMPMVLFDAEAIGATGNETAAELNADKAALGRIEALRMEAGRRMGMGDVSDQVTPKPVLVSKSKGNGDINVRYFMPHQCHPSLATTGAVGIATACIAKNTVASRLTGVRAPPLVLSIEHPSGHLDVKLQERDGKIVAGILRTARRLFEGQVFAKPTKRLFCAA